The following proteins are co-located in the Triticum aestivum cultivar Chinese Spring chromosome 1A, IWGSC CS RefSeq v2.1, whole genome shotgun sequence genome:
- the LOC123047398 gene encoding AB hydrolase superfamily protein YfhM (The sequence of the model RefSeq protein was modified relative to this genomic sequence to represent the inferred CDS: added 27 bases not found in genome assembly) codes for MAMAEQQQQIEHSHLAIRGLNLHVAQAGTGELGTVLFLHGFPEIWYSWRHQMLAVAAAGYRAIAPDWRGYGLSDQPPEPEAAAYSDLTEDLLALLDALSVPKAYLVAKDFGAMLAYDFALRHPSRTCGVMCLGIPFLHGGSSFTAMPEGFYILRWREPGRAEADFGRYDVKRVVHTIYILFSRSEIPTAKEDQEITDLADLSTPLPEWFTEEDLAVYTSLYEKSGFVYPLQMPYRSLHKRQPIEDPKFEVPVFVVMGEKDYVIKFPGVEAVLKNGTMEKFAPDLKITYIPEGSHFVQEQFPDKVNELLLGFLKDHPVA; via the exons ATCGAGCACAGCCACCTCGCCATCAGAGGCCTCAACCTCCACGTAGCGCAAGCAGGCACAG GCGAGCTCGGGACGGTGCTGTTCCTGCACGGCTTCCCGGAGATATGGTACTCGTGGCGCCACCAGATGCTGGCCGTGGCCGCCGCCGGGTACCGTGCCATCGCGCCGGACTGGCGGGGGTATGGCCTCTCCGACCAGCcgccggagccggaggcggcggcgtACAGCGACCTGACAGAGGATCTCCTCGCCCTCCTGGATGCGCTCTCCGTCCCCAAG GCTTACCTTGTGGCAAAGGATTTCGGAGCCATGCTAGCTTATGATTTTGCTCTTCGTCACCCCAGCCGCACATGCGGTGTTATGTGTTTGGGCATCCCTTTTCTTCACGGTGGCTCCTCCTTCACTGCCATGCCCGAAGGCTTCTATATACTGCGTTGGCGG GAACCAGGAAGAGCAGAGGCAGACTTTGGCAGGTATGACGTCAAGCGAGTCGTGCACACCATCTACATTCTCTTCTCTAGAAGCGAAATCCCGACAGCGAAGGAAGATCAAGAAATCACGGATCTCGCGGACCTGTCGACTCCCCTTCCAGAGTGGTTCACCGAGGAGGATCTTGCAGTCTACACGTCCCTCTATGAGAAATCAGGTTTCGTGTATCCACTGCAGATGCCATACAG GTCTCTCCATAAGAGGCAACCAATCGAAGACCCAAAATTCGAAGTCCCGGTGTTCGTCGTCATGGGGGAGAAAGACTACGTGATCAAGTTCCCCGGGGTCGAGGCCGTGTTGAAAAATGGCACCATGGAGAAGTTTGCGCCGGATCTGAAGATCACTTACATCCCTGAAGGAAGCCATTTCGTTCAGGAGCAGTTCCCGGACAAggtcaacgagctcctccttggctTCCTCAAGGACCATCCTGTGGCTTGA